The following proteins are co-located in the Rhodothermales bacterium genome:
- a CDS encoding PQQ-binding-like beta-propeller repeat protein, with protein sequence MPHSGIRYLSYCAVLLVLLAGARPAAAQDNTLWPGFRHDNQRTGRSPLAGPSFPDALWQRDLRGYAYASPAFGPGGIIYAASERRLYAYDRGGTLQWSYDFLDVVPATIDIRGIVSSPAVTPAGVVYIGSLDEYLYSIDANGNLRWRVDTGGQIFSSPVYDNGAGRVFVGSRSGSLFAFNADGTSAWTPFSTTGEIFASPALGADGSLFFGSTDGGLYGLNSATGALLWTPFTVGSEFVSSPVIGSDGTVYAGSLNDVLYAVNGTTGRQIWNYDTRGDIVSSPALGANGVIYVATLDGALHAVDAATGQARWTQPFQASDRVASSPAIGLDGLIYFGALDGTFYAIEDTGSAPSVAWTYNAGTPVWSSPAIGTGETLYFVSAGLNNDRGLLHAIGPSAFDVRFQGVPSAGQDALMTINQAGTNLAAAGTIFYRRAGDLTFASQPFAGQATIPGASVTESGLEYYIVDDEGAVYPTNTPQQRPASQTVRVASASPPYDLIPRTYKMVAVPLLLDDTSLADVLGDDYGDYDPQAWRLLRWKDDAFVEFPTLDDPVRPGEAFFLITRDGAPFDAEAGFSVPTGLPYPITLQPGWNMVGNPFAFPVAWADVDRDAGVVNAIAYFNGVEMVQDPAAIGTLLPWEGYFVFNAGDTPVTIAIPPIPAPAEAQPEGETTAFARITAAIPGRSGIDSQNWIGTSDAPFAMPEAPAFTPDVTLSLLERDEAVAVSARPDGASGQVWSMRLRAPADAESAELRFAGLREAFGQEAIYLIDDDYGYARPIEDGTTRIALSTDLPERRLRLAVGGTLDAVLGDAVLAPERTALLPNYPNPFSGSTTIAYELAEPAEVDLTVYNALGQAVGTVVRGWQTPGRYAIDWTSDRAPASGVYLYRLRAGSFTSTGKMIVVK encoded by the coding sequence ATGCCCCACTCCGGCATCCGTTATTTATCGTATTGCGCCGTGCTCCTGGTCCTGCTCGCCGGCGCGCGGCCGGCGGCCGCGCAAGACAATACGCTCTGGCCCGGTTTCCGGCACGACAACCAGCGCACGGGCCGCAGCCCGCTCGCCGGCCCGTCTTTCCCCGACGCCCTGTGGCAGCGCGACCTGCGCGGCTACGCCTATGCCTCGCCGGCATTCGGCCCCGGCGGCATCATCTACGCCGCCTCCGAACGACGGCTCTACGCGTACGACCGCGGCGGCACGCTCCAGTGGTCGTACGACTTTCTCGACGTCGTGCCCGCCACGATCGACATCCGGGGCATCGTGTCCTCCCCGGCCGTCACGCCCGCCGGCGTCGTCTACATCGGCTCGCTCGACGAATACCTCTACAGCATCGACGCCAACGGCAACCTCCGGTGGCGCGTGGACACGGGCGGGCAGATCTTTTCCTCGCCGGTCTACGACAACGGCGCCGGCCGCGTCTTCGTGGGCTCCCGCTCCGGATCGCTCTTCGCCTTCAACGCGGACGGCACCTCCGCCTGGACGCCTTTTTCCACGACGGGCGAAATCTTCGCCTCGCCGGCGCTCGGCGCCGACGGCAGCCTCTTTTTCGGCTCGACAGACGGGGGACTCTACGGGCTCAACAGCGCTACCGGCGCCCTGTTATGGACCCCGTTCACGGTCGGCAGCGAATTCGTCTCCTCGCCCGTCATCGGGAGCGACGGCACCGTCTATGCCGGCTCGCTCAACGACGTGCTCTACGCGGTCAACGGGACGACGGGCCGGCAGATCTGGAACTACGACACGCGCGGCGACATCGTCTCCTCACCCGCGCTCGGCGCCAACGGGGTGATCTATGTCGCCACGCTGGACGGCGCCCTGCACGCGGTGGATGCCGCCACCGGGCAGGCGCGCTGGACGCAGCCGTTCCAGGCTTCGGATCGCGTCGCGTCGTCGCCGGCGATCGGGCTCGACGGACTGATCTACTTCGGCGCGCTCGACGGCACGTTTTACGCCATCGAGGACACGGGCAGCGCCCCGTCGGTGGCCTGGACCTACAACGCCGGCACGCCGGTGTGGTCGTCGCCGGCGATCGGCACCGGCGAGACCCTCTATTTCGTCTCCGCGGGGCTCAACAACGACCGCGGGCTGCTGCACGCCATCGGCCCCTCGGCGTTCGACGTGCGGTTTCAGGGCGTCCCCTCGGCCGGCCAGGACGCGCTCATGACGATCAACCAGGCCGGCACCAACCTCGCCGCCGCCGGCACGATCTTCTACCGCCGCGCCGGCGATCTCACCTTCGCCTCCCAGCCCTTCGCCGGCCAGGCCACGATCCCCGGCGCCTCCGTCACGGAGAGCGGCCTCGAATATTACATCGTCGACGACGAAGGGGCGGTCTATCCCACCAACACCCCGCAGCAGCGACCGGCGTCGCAGACGGTCCGCGTCGCGAGCGCGAGCCCGCCCTATGACCTGATCCCGCGCACCTACAAGATGGTCGCCGTCCCGCTCTTGCTCGACGACACCTCGCTGGCGGATGTGCTCGGCGACGACTACGGCGACTACGATCCCCAGGCCTGGCGCCTCCTTCGCTGGAAAGACGACGCGTTCGTGGAATTTCCGACGCTCGACGACCCGGTGCGCCCCGGAGAGGCCTTCTTCCTCATCACGCGCGACGGCGCGCCGTTCGATGCCGAGGCCGGCTTTTCCGTACCGACCGGTCTCCCCTACCCGATCACGCTCCAGCCCGGCTGGAACATGGTGGGTAACCCCTTCGCCTTCCCCGTCGCGTGGGCGGACGTCGACCGCGACGCCGGCGTCGTGAATGCCATCGCCTATTTCAACGGGGTGGAGATGGTCCAGGACCCCGCCGCGATCGGCACCCTGCTTCCCTGGGAGGGCTATTTCGTCTTCAACGCCGGCGACACGCCGGTGACGATCGCCATCCCGCCCATCCCCGCGCCGGCGGAAGCCCAGCCCGAAGGTGAGACGACGGCCTTCGCCCGGATCACCGCGGCGATCCCCGGCCGGTCCGGCATCGACTCGCAAAACTGGATCGGCACGAGCGACGCACCGTTCGCCATGCCCGAGGCGCCCGCCTTCACGCCCGACGTGACGCTTTCGCTCCTCGAGCGCGACGAAGCCGTCGCGGTCAGCGCCCGGCCCGACGGGGCGTCGGGCCAGGTGTGGTCGATGCGCCTCCGGGCGCCGGCTGACGCCGAAAGCGCCGAACTCCGGTTCGCCGGCCTGCGCGAGGCCTTCGGCCAGGAAGCGATTTACCTGATCGACGACGATTATGGCTACGCCCGTCCGATCGAAGACGGGACGACCCGGATCGCCCTGTCGACCGACCTCCCCGAGCGCCGGCTGCGCCTCGCCGTCGGCGGCACACTCGACGCCGTGCTGGGTGACGCCGTCCTCGCACCCGAACGGACGGCGCTCCTGCCGAACTACCCCAACCCGTTCTCAGGCTCGACGACCATCGCCTACGAACTCGCCGAGCCGGCGGAAGTCGACCTCACCGTCTATAATGCGCTGGGACAGGCCGTCGGCACCGTGGTGCGCGGGTGGCAGACGCCCGGGCGGTATGCGATCGACTGGACCAGCGACCGCGCCCCGGCCAGCGGCGTCTACCTCTACCGCCTCCGCGCCGGCTCGTTTACCTCGACGGGCAAAATGATTGTCGTAAAATAG